atacctaaataacgcaacggcgacgctgagcggttgaaaatttcgattttgacagagcgttccgaagtaaagttcgctgcgaaaaacgaagttactctgtacaataaaatttcacaacaacaattcaagtaaacattttgatatattttacgTAAAGTTGGCGCTTTTgttagggatggcgcatcgtCGTTAACgctacttttttaaagacaaaatcaaaagcacaaaaatttaatgaagaatgtttattatcatttgaaagaacaaaggcccaaaacgtgaaattatctgatCACCGAACACTTCGGTATTAATCCATTGATTGATTCAATATATGGGAAGTGGCGTCGTATTGATGGATACCGCCGAGATCATGAGcgtcaatttcaggcatcaaattgTTGGTCAGATCAGGTGCTCTTCGTATTtaaagaacgtgaattttcttaataaagttgaacaaattgtaagtctttccatgatgaattGCCCGTGATCTAGCTATTGAAAAAGGTACCTCTACTTAGATCACCCGATGTTATGTTATCTAATATGGAAGGTGAAACATTCAATTGTTTTGGGTTTCCTGTTTTGGTTGATTGTGAAAACGGAGACCTACAACCTTCGTAATCCGCTGTCACTGCTCAGAGCATATCAAAGCTTGTATTTAATATTCCTGATATAtaagtacaattttttaataacttaattattttgtacttcagtttttatgtatgtatgtatgtgattggcgttgcaaccgtttagccggttatagccgaatcgacgatagtgcgccacctctctctctccttcgcagttcggcgccagttggagatcccaagtgtaaccagcctccacctggtccctccaacggagtggaggccttccccttcctcggcttcctccggcgggtactgcatcgaacactttcagggctggagtgcttagccagcgtagccactgtctttttattcgctgaaccacatcaatgtcatcgtataactcgtacagctcatcgttccatcgtctgcggtattcgccgttgccaatcttctgaggaccataaatcttgcgcaaaattttcctctcgaaaacttctagtgtcgtctcatctgatgttgacatcgtccaagcttctgcaccgtagagcaggacgggaatgataagcgacttgtagagcctgattttggttcgtcgagagaggactttactgttcaattgactgctcagtccaaagtagcaattgttggcaagagttattatgcgctggatttcgaggctgacattgttcgtgttgttgatgctggttcccaggtataggaaattatctacgacctcgaagttatgactgtcaacagtgacgtgggagccaagacgccaaTGCGCCgattgtttgcttgatgacaggagatatttcgtcttgtcctcattcacctccagacccattcgcttcgcctccttatccatgcgggaaaaagcagaacaaacggcgcggttgttgcttccgatgatatcaatatcatcggcgtacgccagtagctgtacactcttgtagaagattgtaccttctcagtttttatactcttacaatattttaaacaaaatgccataggtttgtttacataacggatATTTGTAACCCTTAACACTAATTGATTtatatatagagttatatacagtaaaattatcaggatgacgaatCGATTTTCGGAATCCTATCTGTTTTCCATTAATTACTAGCCACTAGcttatttaacttaataaataaaaaaatatattaaataaattaaaatgtttccttCCTTAATAACTATGTTCGAATTTCAGATAAATCTACAAAATCACCATTACTCATTCCTTTCCCTAGTTGGGAGGCACATAATCTTGCTGAATCGGATCCAGAACTTGTTTCTCCCTTCCGAATTCGTGCTGATCGTTGTGGCCGACTTTGGGTACTGGACTCACGTATTGCAGGCGTTTTGGAGAAAACAACTATATTTGGACCTGCTCAATTATTAGTATATGATTTACATAATGACAATCTTTTGCGTCGCTATAAATTCCTTAACAGTCACATAAAACAGGGTTCGTTTTTCGCAAATTTAGCGATAGAGGACTCGGATTGCGAAAATTCGTTTGCCTATGCTGCCGATTTGGGTGCACCTGGTCTAGTAGTTTACTCATGGGCACAAGATGATTCATGGCGCGTGCAGCACAATTTCTTCCATCCCGATCCATTAGCTGGAAATTACAGTATAGATGGTATAGAGTTTCAATGGGATGATGGTTTGTACGGTTTGGCCTTATCTAAACCTCAAGAAGATGGTTTCGCCACACTATACTTTCATCCACTCAGCTCAACAACTGAGTTTTCAGTAAGTACAAGTGTACTTAGAAACAAAACGTTAGCTACGTCTGGTGATATCTACCATAAGTTTAACATTTTGGGATCACGTGGTTCAAACGAACAAGCAGGCGCTGCATTTATAGATCCACGTACCgaagtattattttatactttacCAAATCTAAATGCTCTGGATTGTTGGAGCACAACTAATACAGATTATTCTGCTAATACTCAAGGACGTGTTTACATGAGTGCACAAGAATTGGTATTTCCCAGTGAAGTGAAGGTCGATATGGAAGACAGGCTATGGGTACTTTCAAATAAGTTACAAGAATTCATTTATGATGAGCTATATCCGGGCAGAGTCAATTACCGCGTTTTGACAGCGAATGTCGTGGATGCAATCGCAAATAC
This portion of the Zeugodacus cucurbitae isolate PBARC_wt_2022May chromosome 3, idZeuCucr1.2, whole genome shotgun sequence genome encodes:
- the LOC105218526 gene encoding protein yellow, whose product is MCELLRTSTCLILLFAVLAKSKDNLRIAFEWKEMDFKYENAEARWTAIENHEFRPDNVIPFGLEVYRTRMYVALPRWRDGVPASLAYFDINDKSTKSPLLIPFPSWEAHNLAESDPELVSPFRIRADRCGRLWVLDSRIAGVLEKTTIFGPAQLLVYDLHNDNLLRRYKFLNSHIKQGSFFANLAIEDSDCENSFAYAADLGAPGLVVYSWAQDDSWRVQHNFFHPDPLAGNYSIDGIEFQWDDGLYGLALSKPQEDGFATLYFHPLSSTTEFSVSTSVLRNKTLATSGDIYHKFNILGSRGSNEQAGAAFIDPRTEVLFYTLPNLNALDCWSTTNTDYSANTQGRVYMSAQELVFPSEVKVDMEDRLWVLSNKLQEFIYDELYPGRVNYRVLTANVVDAIANTECDTKSKPLPEIVKTELDTILDTVINSTNDVSVSGVGVSSLSGIIVLIAACLMGLA